A genomic window from Halorubrum lacusprofundi ATCC 49239 includes:
- a CDS encoding DUF1059 domain-containing protein → MMRLECPIDGCNATIESETEQEVMAQAEEHANSSHPELELDDETVENIRSGITEV, encoded by the coding sequence ATGATGAGACTGGAATGCCCCATAGACGGGTGCAACGCGACTATTGAATCCGAGACTGAACAGGAGGTTATGGCTCAAGCCGAAGAACACGCGAACAGTTCGCACCCCGAACTCGAACTGGACGACGAAACCGTCGAAAACATCAGATCGGGTATTACAGAGGTCTAA